Proteins encoded in a region of the Sugiyamaella lignohabitans strain CBS 10342 chromosome B, complete sequence genome:
- the SGF29 gene encoding Sgf29p (Component of the HAT/Core module of the SAGA, SLIK, and ADA complexes; HAT/Core module also contains Gcn5p, Ngg1p, and Ada2p; binds methylated histone H3K4; involved in transcriptional regulation through SAGA and TBP recruitment to target promoters and H3 acetylation; GO_component: GO:0005671 - Ada2/Gcn5/Ada3 transcription activator complex [Evidence IMP,IPI] [PMID 21734642]; GO_component: GO:0000124 - SAGA complex [Evidence IDA] [PMID 12052880]; GO_component: GO:0005634 - nucleus [Evidence IEA,IEA]; GO_function: GO:0001135 - RNA polymerase II transcription factor recruiting transcription factor activity [Evidence IMP] [PMID 21685874]; GO_function: GO:0035064 - methylated histone binding [Evidence IDA] [PMID 21685874]; GO_process: GO:0034629 - cellular protein complex localization [Evidence IMP] [PMID 21685874]; GO_process: GO:0034613 - cellular protein localization [Evidence IMP] [PMID 22224423]; GO_process: GO:0016568 - chromatin modification [Evidence IEA]; GO_process: GO:0070868 - heterochromatin organization involved in chromatin silencing [Evidence IMP] [PMID 24307402]; GO_process: GO:0044154 - histone H3-K14 acetylation [Evidence IMP] [PMID 21685874]; GO_process: GO:0043971 - histone H3-K18 acetylation [Evidence IMP] [PMID 21685874]; GO_process: GO:0043970 - histone H3-K9 acetylation [Evidence IMP] [PMID 21685874]; GO_process: GO:0045944 - positive regulation of transcription from RNA polymerase II promoter [Evidence IMP] [PMID 21685874]; GO_process: GO:0006355 - regulation of transcription, DNA-templated [Evidence IEA]; GO_process: GO:0006351 - transcription, DNA-templated [Evidence IEA]), translating to MTTLISSAQSISEASTPQFAGSSGSGGTVNISGTLGSNALKKRRRGLDEHAGKTTFNKRGKLGSSSSYSSSSSASAVDNPSSVSDPANIHVGTQVAFRLRKHKGGEEEWIQCEVTKVITEGIRFEVQDPEPDENNNPGQSYKAGIRDIIVVPIDQDNTSLPPFPPHTIVLARYPETTTFYRAEVIDSSKKEGKCRLKFEGEEEEGKETEVERRLVLPIR from the coding sequence ATGACAACTTTAATATCATCAGCTCAGTCTATTTCCGAAGCAAGTACGCCCCAATTTGCTGGCTCATCAGGCTCTGGTGGTACGGTCAATATTTCTGGAACTTTAGGGTCAAATGCATTGAAAAAGCGACGTAGAGGACTGGATGAGCATGCAGGTAAGACAACATTTAATAAACGAGGAAAATTGGGGAGCTCTAGTTCGTACTCTTCGTCTagttcagcatcagcagtggATAATCCTTCTTCGGTTTCGGATCCTGCTAATATCCATGTTGGTACTCAGGTGGCATTTAGGTTGAGAAAGCATAAAggtggagaagaagagtgGATTCAGTGTGAGGTGACCAAAGTTATAACTGAAGGAATACGGTTTGAAGTTCAAGATCCAGAACctgatgaaaataataatccaGGACAATCATACAAGGCTGGCATTCGCGATATAATTGTTGTGCCTATTGACCAGGACAATACATCTCTACCACCATTCCCACCACATACTATAGTGCTGGCAAGGTATCCTGAAACAACTACTTTCTATCGGGCCGAAGTcattgacagcagcaaaaagGAGGGAAAATGTCGGCTAAAGTTTgaaggtgaagaagaagaaggtaaAGAGACCGAGGTAGAACGACGTCTAGTACTTCCGATTCGTTGA
- the PGS1 gene encoding CDP-diacylglycerol--glycerol-3-phosphate 3-phosphatidyltransferase (Phosphatidylglycerolphosphate synthase; catalyzes the synthesis of phosphatidylglycerolphosphate from CDP-diacylglycerol and sn-glycerol 3-phosphate in the first committed and rate-limiting step of cardiolipin biosynthesis; GO_component: GO:0005739 - mitochondrion [Evidence IEA,IEA]; GO_component: GO:0005739 - mitochondrion [Evidence IDA] [PMID 9799363]; GO_function: GO:0005524 - ATP binding [Evidence IEA]; GO_function: GO:0008444 - CDP-diacylglycerol-glycerol-3-phosphate 3-phosphatidyltransferase activity [Evidence IEA]; GO_function: GO:0008444 - CDP-diacylglycerol-glycerol-3-phosphate 3-phosphatidyltransferase activity [Evidence IMP] [PMID 9545322]; GO_function: GO:0003824 - catalytic activity [Evidence IEA]; GO_function: GO:0000166 - nucleotide binding [Evidence IEA]; GO_function: GO:0016780 - phosphotransferase activity, for other substituted phosphate groups [Evidence IEA]; GO_function: GO:0016740 - transferase activity [Evidence IEA]; GO_process: GO:0032049 - cardiolipin biosynthetic process [Evidence IMP] [PMID 9545322]; GO_process: GO:0006629 - lipid metabolic process [Evidence IEA]; GO_process: GO:0008152 - metabolic process [Evidence IEA]; GO_process: GO:0006655 - phosphatidylglycerol biosynthetic process [Evidence IEA]; GO_process: GO:0008654 - phospholipid biosynthetic process [Evidence IEA,IEA]): MNTTVNRRNFILLVARNSRIFVKSERSSWKPLNHFTCKYAHSGVNFPEKSGPKDYLISTNPERNQLPTEKLITGSESKTVHSDNSDNRSNMSSTATITATSSGIPAMNKEAKAGLSAGYNAFEHPQIKATLSQIAHIAPRFALRSGDAKVLSSPAQFYALLKEKIASAKKRIFLATLYIGKQEHEFISCLDKALDQNNDLELYILTDALRGTREAPDTCTASLLAPLVSKHGSNRVHLRMYHTPNLYGLRKQYIPQRFNEGWGLQHMKLYGFDDEIILSGANLSLDYFTNRQDRYILFKSSKLTDYFYKIHQAISTLSYEVVPLSKDKNPAGFKLTWPNHPSIIPEPIEDPATFIQKATETLFQLLRPEMSETSRKTSSLANDEVSELGEVEHDKDVLTYVYPISQFSQLLLPDTSTELTVLSRVLSMLGTDQFNWTLTAGYFNIHPLFSEKLLKTSPQHADVITAAPQANGFFRSPGVSGALPGAYSFLARNFLHSIITKGKGDKIKLHEWSKGIVNVADGWSYHAKGLWIACPNQPNPCMTVIGSSNYTRRAYSHDLESNLLIVTSDPDLQQQFGNEVANLKVHCKEMSLDDYEADDRRPDWKQKLFVRFMGDKM, encoded by the coding sequence aTGAATACGACTGTCAACCGTagaaattttattttattggttGCAAGAAATTCAAGGATATTTGTTAAATCGGAGCGATCTAGTTGGAAACCCCTAAATCATTTCACTTGTAAATACGCCCATAGTGGCGTAAACTTCCCCGAGAAAAGCGGACCCAAAGATTATTTGATATCAACTAATCCAGAGAGAAATCAGTTACCAACTGAAAAACTAATAACTGGATCAGAATCTAAAACTGTTCATAGCGACAACTCGGACAACAGAAGCAATATGAGCTCCACTGCAACCATTACGGCAACCTCTTCTGGCATCCCAGCCATGAATAAAGAAGCTAAAGCAGGACTTTCTGCTGGTTATAATGCCTTTGAACACCCTCAGATCAAAGCTACACTATCACAAATTGCACACATCGCCCCTAGATTTGCACTGAGATCAGGTGATGCCAAGGTGCTTTCATCACCAGCTCAATTTTATGCTCTGcttaaagaaaaaattgCATCCGCGAAGAAGCGCATTTTTTTGGCTACTTTATATATTGGAAAGCAAGAGCATGAGTTCATTTCTTGCCTTGATAAGGCGCTAGATCAAAATAATGATCTTGAACTCTATATTCTTACTGATGCTCTACGAGGAACTAGAGAAGCTCCAGACACTTGTACAGCATCTTTACTAGCCCCACTAGTGTCCAAGCATGGCTCCAACAGAGTTCATCTTCGAATGTATCATACTCCAAATTTATATGGACTCCGCAAACAATATATCCCCCAACGTTTCAACGAAGGGTGGGGTTTACAACACATGAAGTTGTATGGATTTGACGACGAGATCATTCTCTCTGGTGCTAATTTAAGCTTGGACTACTTCACCAACCGTCAGGATCGATATATTCTTTTCAAGTCTAGCAAGTTAACCGATTACTTTTACAAGATTCACCAGGCTATTAGTACGCTAAGTTATGAGGTGGTTCCATTGAGTAAAGATAAGAACCCAGCTGGATTCAAGTTAACGTGGCCAAACCACCCTAGCATTATTCCTGAGCCCATAGAAGATCCTGCAACGTTTATTCAGAAAGCTACTGAAACTTTGTTTCAGCTATTGAGGCCAGAAATGTCGGAAACCAGTCGAAAAACTTCCAGTCTAGCTAATGATGAGGTTTCAGAGCTTGGTGAAGTTGAACACGACAAGGATGTGCTAACCTATGTTTATCCAATCTCACAATTCTCACAACTGTTACTGCCGGATACTTCGACCGAACTTACTGTTCTGTCTCGTGTGCTGTCTATGCTTGGAACAGACCAGTTTAACTGGACTCTAACGGCAGGCTATTTTAATATTCATCCACTATTCAGTGAAAAGCTGCTCAAGACATCTCCTCAACATGCAGATGTCATTACAGCAGCTCCTCAAGCCAACGGGTTTTTCCGTTCCCCTGGTGTATCCGGGGCTCTTCCAGGAGCTTACTCGTTTTTGGCTCGTAACTTCCTTCacagcatcatcaccaaGGGTAAAGGTGATAAAATTAAACTCCATGAATGGTCAAAAGGCATCGTCAATGTTGCTGACGGCTGGTCATATCATGCCAAGGGTCTATGGATCGCTTGCCCCAACCAACCCAACCCATGCATGACTGTCATTGGTTCTTCTAACTATACTCGTCGAGCATACTCTCACGATTTAGAGTCCAACTTATTAATAGTCACCAGTGATCCAGATCTCCAGCAACAGTTTGGTAACGAAGTGGCCAATCTCAAAGTGCATTGCAAGGAAATGAGTCTCGATGACTACGAGGCGGATGACAGACGTCCCGACTGGAAGCAGAAACTTTTTGTCCGATTCATGGGTGACAAAATGTGA